A segment of the Streptococcus dysgalactiae subsp. dysgalactiae genome:
TGATAACCAGTAGCTTCATCTACTAAAGCAGTAACACCAACTTTCGCAAGTGAGCGAACTAACATTTCCGCTTTTTGTGCAGTTCTCATCTGAGCTTCTGATTTGATAGCTCCAATTTCTCTAGCTTTTAAATATAAATCTGATACTAGCGGTAAAATGTTAGCATCAAAACCTAATTGAATCCTACCATTTAAATCCATATATTCAATTTTGTTGATCACACCCCTTAAATCCTTTGATATCAATGGTTGAAGGTTTTTTGCATCCATAAAAGTAGGTATTCCGATCACACGGGTATTGCCTCTACTAGGTCTGTCCAATGCTTTAAAAACACCAGCTTGGGTGATGATTCGCTGACCGTTATTTAAAACTGCTACATCAAGAGTTGTATTATCTAAGACTAATTTACCCTCGTGAGTTGCATGTAAAACTTCATTTTCCATATTTTCTCCTAAACTCATTCACAACCGTAGCTTCGTTAGCTATGATTTCCCGAATAACTCCCCACAACTTCACCAATAATCCTAAAATCACTATCTGCGTCTATCGGTATATCTGGATAGTCACCGCATTGATTTAAACTGTGTAAAAACGCCCCTTCGGTGTTTATAAACAGCTGCTTGACATAAGCGTCACCGTAATATTCAAACACTCCTATATCGCCGTCTGATAGGTTTATTGATAACTTGACAAATACATAATCACCAGAGTGATATTTTGGCTCCATGGAATTACCATAGACTGGGATAACAAAATCAGCGTCATAATCGACTGGCAACTCAATTGTTTCTACTTGTACATCATTTAGATACTGCCCTGTACCGGCTGAAGCAGCATGGTCGTAGTAGTTATAAGAGAATAATTCTACTACTGTATCTTCGTTATTCTTAATTTCTTTCTGTTGTTCCAATAAAGTTTCAGCTGTATCTAAAACAATTATCTGTCTACTGTGTTCTAGTTGAGAAGAAGTAGCATTTATTTTTTGTAGAGTAGATGGGATGAGTTCTGGTGATTCGGTTTCTTGGATTTTATATATTTCGTCACCTAAAAGCTTCGATTTTGGTATTCCGAAAATAGAAGCCATTTGTTCTATATTATCCATTAGAGGTTTGTTTCTACCCACCTCCCAAGCTGAAATGGCTGTTGGAGCTATTTTTAACTTTCTAGCTAGCTCTTTTTGGGTTAGCTTATTTTGTTTTCTGAAATATTTGATATTATCCGATAAGTTAGCCATCTTTTGCTCCTTTACTATTATATGTCTAACAACATTGTACACTTCAAGTGGAATAAATGCAATATTTTTTTAGCAAAATGCAAAAAAATACTTGCAAGTACACTTCAAGTGTAGTATACTATAATCAAGCTTAAGGAATTAAGCAAAACAAAAGGAGGTACAGCTAATGAAATCTAGGCTAAACAAAAAGCCTAAACACAAAGAAATTGAGCTCGAAATCAAGATTCTTTGGTTTAAGCTTAAGATTCACTACTCAATAGAGTGGTGAGGATAATTAGAGGGCTAAGAAGCCCTCTCCCCCTAACGGGGTAAGTTTAGTTTAGCACATTGGCTGTATC
Coding sequences within it:
- a CDS encoding XRE family transcriptional regulator, translating into MANLSDNIKYFRKQNKLTQKELARKLKIAPTAISAWEVGRNKPLMDNIEQMASIFGIPKSKLLGDEIYKIQETESPELIPSTLQKINATSSQLEHSRQIIVLDTAETLLEQQKEIKNNEDTVVELFSYNYYDHAASAGTGQYLNDVQVETIELPVDYDADFVIPVYGNSMEPKYHSGDYVFVKLSINLSDGDIGVFEYYGDAYVKQLFINTEGAFLHSLNQCGDYPDIPIDADSDFRIIGEVVGSYSGNHS